GTTTGTTACCTTTCGCGTCGAATTAGGCCATTTTGAGGCCAACCCTTCCCGTGCGGCGGCGCGCACCAAATGCAATTCAGCCGCCTTTCGTTTCATCATTTTTCGACAACCGAAGCACTGTTAGGACGAAGTACGTCAGGCCTGCAAATGCCCCAAATCCGGTGCAGACAACCCGCCAAAGCGATCCAGAATGATGAGTGCTGTCCAGCCAATACCCGAGTCCGAAAAATGCCAGGATTGTCAGCACGAGCTGGATCCCCATCGTCATATAGGGACCCATCTCGCGCATCGCCTTCTGCTGCTCTGCCATTTCGCGCTCGGCGCGTGATTTCAGGTCATCGGTCATCTGCTATTTCCAAAAAATATCATACCCAAACCGGACGATCATCACAACCACCAAACTCAGAAAGAATATCCGGATGAACTTAT
This genomic window from Bacteroidota bacterium contains:
- a CDS encoding AtpZ/AtpI family protein; the encoded protein is MTDDLKSRAEREMAEQQKAMREMGPYMTMGIQLVLTILAFFGLGYWLDSTHHSGSLWRVVCTGFGAFAGLTYFVLTVLRLSKNDETKGG